A stretch of Gadus macrocephalus chromosome 17, ASM3116895v1 DNA encodes these proteins:
- the si:dkey-172j4.3 gene encoding diacylglycerol kinase delta isoform X2, giving the protein MPAGLCVSDACCLLPQVFRCGGGGSLEGDAGGLSRNDHLQNTASSSRSSKGGEREKSVKEGILLKQTSSFQRWKRRYFKLRGRTLYYAKDSKSLIFDEVDLSDASVAETSTKNINNSFTVITPFRKLLLCAESRKEMEDWITALRSVQKWETYEASQFNMEHFSGMHNWYACSHARPTFCNVCREALPGVTSHGLSCEVCKFKAHKRCAVRSTSNCKWTTLASIGNDIIEDEEGVPMPHQWLEGNLPVSARCVVCDRNCGSVRRLQDWRCLWCKTIVHNSCKDQMGKVCPLGQCRVSIIPPTTLNSIDSDGFWKANSAWCSSPLLVLVNSKSGDNQGVKFLRKFKQLLNPAQVFDLMNGGPQLGLRLFQKFVTFRILVCGGDGSVGWVLSELDKLNLHKQCQLGVLPLGTGNDLARVLGWGALCDDDAQLLQILEKLERATTKMLDRWSVLTYEVPGKTSPGGKDEDSPEFPLQVHITQYADSVASHLTKILDSDKHTDVISSAKFLCGTVNEFVVEVGKAYERATENKAEADVMAKKCALLNEKLDSLVKALSEEAEAQVVPAGAVPILEGGGGGSGGGVGGGSSPSDESADGGMEGKTYRSKEQLMLRANSLKKALRQIIEQAEKVVDEQNKHTKLQKQSTSMKRENSEQDLKDSELRQGGLSPSSTILLEKPESINTVSFFNDDAVQCSEKCVMNNYFGIGLDAKISLEFNNKRDEHPKKCSSRTKNMMWYGVLGTKELVQKTYKNLEQRVQLECDGVSMSLPSLQGLAVLNIPSYAGGINFWGGTKEDNNFGAPSFDDKKLEVVAVFGSMQMAVSRVINLQHHRIAQCRQVKITILGDEGVPVQVDGEAWVQPPGIVKIIHKNRAQMLTRDRAFEGALKSWEDKRKIDRPVRPRLNSQQSMEYLTEEECAQVQQLGNVADTLIIKIREAAKSHKLVEQELAHAVNATALVLSEAFPSKPSSPEGLTRSTAVEIVNSSKVLKAETRMLLDGKLLVDSPEEVELQTTLNSLSTELHKLDDIHWICPLMQCSEEDSVRGSSKSSSMKLKILPKVKKDREKLHKQKSNSSLSGVWDSKAGEADS; this is encoded by the exons ATGCCGGCCGGGCTGTGTGTGTCGGacgcctgctgcctgctgccccaGGTGTTCCgctgtgggggaggagggagcctGGAGGGGGACGCTGGAGGGCTGAGTCGGAACGACCACCTGCAGAACACGGCCTCCAGCTCCCGCTCCAGCAAgggcggagagagggag AAAAGTGTAAAGGAGGGAATCCTGCTGAAACAGACCAGTTCCTTCCAAAGGTGGAAGCGAAGATACTTCAAGCTGCGGGGACGGACTCTGTACTATGCCAAAGACTCCAAG TCGCTGATCTTCGACGAGGTGGATCTGTCGGATGCTAGCGTGGCGGAGACAAGCACCAagaacatcaacaacagctTTACG GTGATCACTCCTTTCCGGAAGCTTCTTCTGTGTGCGGAGAGTcggaaggagatggaggactGGATCACCGCCCTCCGCTCCGTCCAGAAGTGGGAGACGTACGAG gccagTCAGTTCAACATGGAGCATTTCTCCGGGATGCACAACTGGTACGCCTGCTCTCACGCCCGCCCCACCTTCTGCAACGTGTGCAGAGAGGCTCTGCCGGGGGTCACCTCACACGGCCTCTCCTGCGAAG tgtgtAAGTTCAAGGCCCACAAGCGCTGTGCAGTGCGCTCCACCAGCAACTGCAAATGGACCACGCTGGCCTCCATAGGGAATGACATCATCGAGGACGAGGAAGGG gtgcCCATGCCCCACCAGTGGCTGGAGGGTAACCTCCCGGTCAGCGCccgctgtgtggtgtgtgaccgCAACTGTGGCAGCGTGCGCCGCCTGCAGGACTGGAGGTGTCTCTGGTGCAAGACCATC gtacACAACAGTTGTAAGGACCAGATGGGGAAGGTGTGTCCCCTGGGTCAGTGTCGGGTCTCCATCATCCCCCCAACGACCCTCAACAGCATCGACTCAgacg GCTTCTGGAAGGCCAACTCGGCCTGGTGCTCCAGCCCGCTGCTAGTCCTGGTCAACTCTAAGAGCGGGGACAACCAGGGAGTCAAGTTCCTACGCAAGTTCAAACAGCTGCTGAACCCCGCCCAGGTGTTCGACCTCATGAACGGAGGGCCGCAGCTGGG GCTGCGTCTCTTCCAGAAGTTCGTGACGTTCCGTATCCTCGTGTGCGGGGGGGACGGCAGCGTGGGCTGGGTGCTCTCTGAGCTCGACAAGCTCAACCTCCACAAACAG tgccAGTTGGGGGTCCTCCCCCTGGGTACGGGTAACGACCTGGCCCGGGTGCTGGGCTGGGGGGCTCTGTGTGACGACGACGCCCAACTGCTGCAGATCCTTGAGAAGCTGGAGAGAGCCACCACCAAGATGCTGGACCG GTGGAGCGTGTTAACCTACGAGGTTCCTGGTAAGACCTCCCCCGGGGGGAAGGATGAAGATAGCCCAGAGTTCCCTCTACAG gttCACATTACTCAGTATGCTGACTCGGTCGCATCCCACCTGACTAAGATCCTGGACTCGGACAAACACACTGATGTCATATCCTCTGCCAA GTTTCTGTGTGGGACGGTGAATGagtttgtggtggaggtggggaagGCGTACGAGAGAGCCACGGAGAACAAAGCGGAGGCAGACGTCATGGccaagaag TGTGCTCTGCTGAATGAGAAGCTGGACTCTCTGGTGAAGGCTCTGAGCGAGGAGGCTGAAGCCCAG gtgGTGCCAGCGGGTGCGGTGCCCATCCTGGAGGGCGGCGGTGGAGGCAGCGGAGGGGGCGTGGGCGGAGGCAGCAGCCCCAGCGATGAGAGCGCCGACGGGGGTATGGAGGGGAAGACGTACCGGTCCAAAGAGCAGCTGATGCTGCGGGCCAACAGCCTGAAGAAGGCCCTGCGGCAGATCATCGAGCAGGCCGAGAAAG TGGTGGATGAGCAGAACAAGCACACCAAGCTGCAGAAACAGTCTACCTCcatgaagagagagaacagTGAACAGGATTTGAAGGACTCTGAGCTGC GTCAGGGGGGGCTgagcccctcctccaccatcctTCTGGAGAAGCCCGAAAGTATCAACACAGTCAGCTTCTTCAACGACGACGCTGT ccaGTGTTCAGAGAAGTGTGTGATGAACAACTACTTTGGGATCGGGCTGGATGCTAAGATCTCCCTGGAGTTCAACAACAAGAGGGACGAACACCCCAAGAAATGCAG TAGTCGCACTAAGAACATGATGTGGTACGGAGTGCTGGGGACGAAGGAGCTGGTCCAGAAAACCTACAAGAACCTGGAGCAGAGGGTCCAActagag tgtgaCGGGGTGTCCATGTCCCTCCCCAGTCTCCAGGGTCTGGCCGTGCTCAACATCCCCAGCTACGCGGGGGGCATCAACTTCTGGGGGGGCACCAAGGAGGACAAC AACTTTGGCGCTCCGTCGTTCGACGACAAGAAGCTGGAGGTGGTGGCCGTGTTCGGCAGCATGCAGATGGCCGTGTCCCGCGTCATCAACCTGCAGCACCACCGCATAGCACAG TGTCGGCAGGTGAAGATCACCATCCTGGGGGACGAGGGGGTCCCGGTGCAGGTGGACGGGGAGGCCTGGGTCCAGCCCCCCGGCATCGTCAAGATCATCCACAAGAACCGCGCCCAGATGCTGACACGGGACCGG GCTTTCGAGGGCGCGCTGAAGTCGTGGGAGGACAAGAGGAAGATTGACCGGCCGGTTAGGCCCCGCCTTAACTCCCAGCAGTCCATGGAGTACCTGACCGAGGAGGAGTGTGCTCAGGTGCAGCAGCTGGGCAACGTGGCCGACACCCTCATCATCAA GATCCGCGAGGCAGCTAAGAGCCATAAGCTAGTGGAGCAGGAGCTAGCGCATGCCGTCAACGCTACGGCCCTGGTGCTCAGCGAGGCCTTCCCCTCCAAGCCCTCCAGCCCCGAG GGTCTGACCCGCAGCACAGCGGTGGAAATAGTCAACAGCAGCAAGGTGCTGAAGGCAGAGACCAGAATGCTACTGGACGGAAAACTACTG gtggACTCCCCCGAGGAGGTGGAGCTCCAGACCACGCTGAACAGCCTGAGCACGGAGCTCCACAAGCTGGACGACATCCACTGGATCTGCCCCCTCATGCAGTGCTCCGAGGAG gactCTGTGCGAGGCAGCAGTAAGAGCAGCAGTATGAAGCTCAAGATCCTGCCCAAAGtgaagaaggacagagagaagcTCCACAAGCAGAAGTCCAACAGCTCGCTCTCGG GTGTTTGGGACTCCAAAGCAGGCGAGGCCGACTCTTAG
- the si:dkey-172j4.3 gene encoding diacylglycerol kinase delta isoform X1 gives MASKLNPNVLYVGDPGDSLATTPPDSERTHIAGEAGEESSDSDGEQEETSHKLIRKVSTSGQIRAKKSVKEGILLKQTSSFQRWKRRYFKLRGRTLYYAKDSKSLIFDEVDLSDASVAETSTKNINNSFTVITPFRKLLLCAESRKEMEDWITALRSVQKWETYEASQFNMEHFSGMHNWYACSHARPTFCNVCREALPGVTSHGLSCEVCKFKAHKRCAVRSTSNCKWTTLASIGNDIIEDEEGVPMPHQWLEGNLPVSARCVVCDRNCGSVRRLQDWRCLWCKTIVHNSCKDQMGKVCPLGQCRVSIIPPTTLNSIDSDGFWKANSAWCSSPLLVLVNSKSGDNQGVKFLRKFKQLLNPAQVFDLMNGGPQLGLRLFQKFVTFRILVCGGDGSVGWVLSELDKLNLHKQCQLGVLPLGTGNDLARVLGWGALCDDDAQLLQILEKLERATTKMLDRWSVLTYEVPGKTSPGGKDEDSPEFPLQVHITQYADSVASHLTKILDSDKHTDVISSAKFLCGTVNEFVVEVGKAYERATENKAEADVMAKKCALLNEKLDSLVKALSEEAEAQVVPAGAVPILEGGGGGSGGGVGGGSSPSDESADGGMEGKTYRSKEQLMLRANSLKKALRQIIEQAEKVVDEQNKHTKLQKQSTSMKRENSEQDLKDSELRQGGLSPSSTILLEKPESINTVSFFNDDAVQCSEKCVMNNYFGIGLDAKISLEFNNKRDEHPKKCSSRTKNMMWYGVLGTKELVQKTYKNLEQRVQLECDGVSMSLPSLQGLAVLNIPSYAGGINFWGGTKEDNNFGAPSFDDKKLEVVAVFGSMQMAVSRVINLQHHRIAQCRQVKITILGDEGVPVQVDGEAWVQPPGIVKIIHKNRAQMLTRDRAFEGALKSWEDKRKIDRPVRPRLNSQQSMEYLTEEECAQVQQLGNVADTLIIKIREAAKSHKLVEQELAHAVNATALVLSEAFPSKPSSPEGLTRSTAVEIVNSSKVLKAETRMLLDGKLLVDSPEEVELQTTLNSLSTELHKLDDIHWICPLMQCSEEDSVRGSSKSSSMKLKILPKVKKDREKLHKQKSNSSLSGVWDSKAGEADS, from the exons AAAAGTGTAAAGGAGGGAATCCTGCTGAAACAGACCAGTTCCTTCCAAAGGTGGAAGCGAAGATACTTCAAGCTGCGGGGACGGACTCTGTACTATGCCAAAGACTCCAAG TCGCTGATCTTCGACGAGGTGGATCTGTCGGATGCTAGCGTGGCGGAGACAAGCACCAagaacatcaacaacagctTTACG GTGATCACTCCTTTCCGGAAGCTTCTTCTGTGTGCGGAGAGTcggaaggagatggaggactGGATCACCGCCCTCCGCTCCGTCCAGAAGTGGGAGACGTACGAG gccagTCAGTTCAACATGGAGCATTTCTCCGGGATGCACAACTGGTACGCCTGCTCTCACGCCCGCCCCACCTTCTGCAACGTGTGCAGAGAGGCTCTGCCGGGGGTCACCTCACACGGCCTCTCCTGCGAAG tgtgtAAGTTCAAGGCCCACAAGCGCTGTGCAGTGCGCTCCACCAGCAACTGCAAATGGACCACGCTGGCCTCCATAGGGAATGACATCATCGAGGACGAGGAAGGG gtgcCCATGCCCCACCAGTGGCTGGAGGGTAACCTCCCGGTCAGCGCccgctgtgtggtgtgtgaccgCAACTGTGGCAGCGTGCGCCGCCTGCAGGACTGGAGGTGTCTCTGGTGCAAGACCATC gtacACAACAGTTGTAAGGACCAGATGGGGAAGGTGTGTCCCCTGGGTCAGTGTCGGGTCTCCATCATCCCCCCAACGACCCTCAACAGCATCGACTCAgacg GCTTCTGGAAGGCCAACTCGGCCTGGTGCTCCAGCCCGCTGCTAGTCCTGGTCAACTCTAAGAGCGGGGACAACCAGGGAGTCAAGTTCCTACGCAAGTTCAAACAGCTGCTGAACCCCGCCCAGGTGTTCGACCTCATGAACGGAGGGCCGCAGCTGGG GCTGCGTCTCTTCCAGAAGTTCGTGACGTTCCGTATCCTCGTGTGCGGGGGGGACGGCAGCGTGGGCTGGGTGCTCTCTGAGCTCGACAAGCTCAACCTCCACAAACAG tgccAGTTGGGGGTCCTCCCCCTGGGTACGGGTAACGACCTGGCCCGGGTGCTGGGCTGGGGGGCTCTGTGTGACGACGACGCCCAACTGCTGCAGATCCTTGAGAAGCTGGAGAGAGCCACCACCAAGATGCTGGACCG GTGGAGCGTGTTAACCTACGAGGTTCCTGGTAAGACCTCCCCCGGGGGGAAGGATGAAGATAGCCCAGAGTTCCCTCTACAG gttCACATTACTCAGTATGCTGACTCGGTCGCATCCCACCTGACTAAGATCCTGGACTCGGACAAACACACTGATGTCATATCCTCTGCCAA GTTTCTGTGTGGGACGGTGAATGagtttgtggtggaggtggggaagGCGTACGAGAGAGCCACGGAGAACAAAGCGGAGGCAGACGTCATGGccaagaag TGTGCTCTGCTGAATGAGAAGCTGGACTCTCTGGTGAAGGCTCTGAGCGAGGAGGCTGAAGCCCAG gtgGTGCCAGCGGGTGCGGTGCCCATCCTGGAGGGCGGCGGTGGAGGCAGCGGAGGGGGCGTGGGCGGAGGCAGCAGCCCCAGCGATGAGAGCGCCGACGGGGGTATGGAGGGGAAGACGTACCGGTCCAAAGAGCAGCTGATGCTGCGGGCCAACAGCCTGAAGAAGGCCCTGCGGCAGATCATCGAGCAGGCCGAGAAAG TGGTGGATGAGCAGAACAAGCACACCAAGCTGCAGAAACAGTCTACCTCcatgaagagagagaacagTGAACAGGATTTGAAGGACTCTGAGCTGC GTCAGGGGGGGCTgagcccctcctccaccatcctTCTGGAGAAGCCCGAAAGTATCAACACAGTCAGCTTCTTCAACGACGACGCTGT ccaGTGTTCAGAGAAGTGTGTGATGAACAACTACTTTGGGATCGGGCTGGATGCTAAGATCTCCCTGGAGTTCAACAACAAGAGGGACGAACACCCCAAGAAATGCAG TAGTCGCACTAAGAACATGATGTGGTACGGAGTGCTGGGGACGAAGGAGCTGGTCCAGAAAACCTACAAGAACCTGGAGCAGAGGGTCCAActagag tgtgaCGGGGTGTCCATGTCCCTCCCCAGTCTCCAGGGTCTGGCCGTGCTCAACATCCCCAGCTACGCGGGGGGCATCAACTTCTGGGGGGGCACCAAGGAGGACAAC AACTTTGGCGCTCCGTCGTTCGACGACAAGAAGCTGGAGGTGGTGGCCGTGTTCGGCAGCATGCAGATGGCCGTGTCCCGCGTCATCAACCTGCAGCACCACCGCATAGCACAG TGTCGGCAGGTGAAGATCACCATCCTGGGGGACGAGGGGGTCCCGGTGCAGGTGGACGGGGAGGCCTGGGTCCAGCCCCCCGGCATCGTCAAGATCATCCACAAGAACCGCGCCCAGATGCTGACACGGGACCGG GCTTTCGAGGGCGCGCTGAAGTCGTGGGAGGACAAGAGGAAGATTGACCGGCCGGTTAGGCCCCGCCTTAACTCCCAGCAGTCCATGGAGTACCTGACCGAGGAGGAGTGTGCTCAGGTGCAGCAGCTGGGCAACGTGGCCGACACCCTCATCATCAA GATCCGCGAGGCAGCTAAGAGCCATAAGCTAGTGGAGCAGGAGCTAGCGCATGCCGTCAACGCTACGGCCCTGGTGCTCAGCGAGGCCTTCCCCTCCAAGCCCTCCAGCCCCGAG GGTCTGACCCGCAGCACAGCGGTGGAAATAGTCAACAGCAGCAAGGTGCTGAAGGCAGAGACCAGAATGCTACTGGACGGAAAACTACTG gtggACTCCCCCGAGGAGGTGGAGCTCCAGACCACGCTGAACAGCCTGAGCACGGAGCTCCACAAGCTGGACGACATCCACTGGATCTGCCCCCTCATGCAGTGCTCCGAGGAG gactCTGTGCGAGGCAGCAGTAAGAGCAGCAGTATGAAGCTCAAGATCCTGCCCAAAGtgaagaaggacagagagaagcTCCACAAGCAGAAGTCCAACAGCTCGCTCTCGG GTGTTTGGGACTCCAAAGCAGGCGAGGCCGACTCTTAG
- the si:dkey-172j4.3 gene encoding diacylglycerol kinase delta isoform X3, with protein sequence METDIHIGRSTKSVKEGILLKQTSSFQRWKRRYFKLRGRTLYYAKDSKSLIFDEVDLSDASVAETSTKNINNSFTVITPFRKLLLCAESRKEMEDWITALRSVQKWETYEASQFNMEHFSGMHNWYACSHARPTFCNVCREALPGVTSHGLSCEVCKFKAHKRCAVRSTSNCKWTTLASIGNDIIEDEEGVPMPHQWLEGNLPVSARCVVCDRNCGSVRRLQDWRCLWCKTIVHNSCKDQMGKVCPLGQCRVSIIPPTTLNSIDSDGFWKANSAWCSSPLLVLVNSKSGDNQGVKFLRKFKQLLNPAQVFDLMNGGPQLGLRLFQKFVTFRILVCGGDGSVGWVLSELDKLNLHKQCQLGVLPLGTGNDLARVLGWGALCDDDAQLLQILEKLERATTKMLDRWSVLTYEVPGKTSPGGKDEDSPEFPLQVHITQYADSVASHLTKILDSDKHTDVISSAKFLCGTVNEFVVEVGKAYERATENKAEADVMAKKCALLNEKLDSLVKALSEEAEAQVVPAGAVPILEGGGGGSGGGVGGGSSPSDESADGGMEGKTYRSKEQLMLRANSLKKALRQIIEQAEKVVDEQNKHTKLQKQSTSMKRENSEQDLKDSELRQGGLSPSSTILLEKPESINTVSFFNDDAVQCSEKCVMNNYFGIGLDAKISLEFNNKRDEHPKKCSSRTKNMMWYGVLGTKELVQKTYKNLEQRVQLECDGVSMSLPSLQGLAVLNIPSYAGGINFWGGTKEDNNFGAPSFDDKKLEVVAVFGSMQMAVSRVINLQHHRIAQCRQVKITILGDEGVPVQVDGEAWVQPPGIVKIIHKNRAQMLTRDRAFEGALKSWEDKRKIDRPVRPRLNSQQSMEYLTEEECAQVQQLGNVADTLIIKIREAAKSHKLVEQELAHAVNATALVLSEAFPSKPSSPEGLTRSTAVEIVNSSKVLKAETRMLLDGKLLVDSPEEVELQTTLNSLSTELHKLDDIHWICPLMQCSEEDSVRGSSKSSSMKLKILPKVKKDREKLHKQKSNSSLSGVWDSKAGEADS encoded by the exons ATGGAAACGGATATTCACATAGGCAGGAGCACT AAAAGTGTAAAGGAGGGAATCCTGCTGAAACAGACCAGTTCCTTCCAAAGGTGGAAGCGAAGATACTTCAAGCTGCGGGGACGGACTCTGTACTATGCCAAAGACTCCAAG TCGCTGATCTTCGACGAGGTGGATCTGTCGGATGCTAGCGTGGCGGAGACAAGCACCAagaacatcaacaacagctTTACG GTGATCACTCCTTTCCGGAAGCTTCTTCTGTGTGCGGAGAGTcggaaggagatggaggactGGATCACCGCCCTCCGCTCCGTCCAGAAGTGGGAGACGTACGAG gccagTCAGTTCAACATGGAGCATTTCTCCGGGATGCACAACTGGTACGCCTGCTCTCACGCCCGCCCCACCTTCTGCAACGTGTGCAGAGAGGCTCTGCCGGGGGTCACCTCACACGGCCTCTCCTGCGAAG tgtgtAAGTTCAAGGCCCACAAGCGCTGTGCAGTGCGCTCCACCAGCAACTGCAAATGGACCACGCTGGCCTCCATAGGGAATGACATCATCGAGGACGAGGAAGGG gtgcCCATGCCCCACCAGTGGCTGGAGGGTAACCTCCCGGTCAGCGCccgctgtgtggtgtgtgaccgCAACTGTGGCAGCGTGCGCCGCCTGCAGGACTGGAGGTGTCTCTGGTGCAAGACCATC gtacACAACAGTTGTAAGGACCAGATGGGGAAGGTGTGTCCCCTGGGTCAGTGTCGGGTCTCCATCATCCCCCCAACGACCCTCAACAGCATCGACTCAgacg GCTTCTGGAAGGCCAACTCGGCCTGGTGCTCCAGCCCGCTGCTAGTCCTGGTCAACTCTAAGAGCGGGGACAACCAGGGAGTCAAGTTCCTACGCAAGTTCAAACAGCTGCTGAACCCCGCCCAGGTGTTCGACCTCATGAACGGAGGGCCGCAGCTGGG GCTGCGTCTCTTCCAGAAGTTCGTGACGTTCCGTATCCTCGTGTGCGGGGGGGACGGCAGCGTGGGCTGGGTGCTCTCTGAGCTCGACAAGCTCAACCTCCACAAACAG tgccAGTTGGGGGTCCTCCCCCTGGGTACGGGTAACGACCTGGCCCGGGTGCTGGGCTGGGGGGCTCTGTGTGACGACGACGCCCAACTGCTGCAGATCCTTGAGAAGCTGGAGAGAGCCACCACCAAGATGCTGGACCG GTGGAGCGTGTTAACCTACGAGGTTCCTGGTAAGACCTCCCCCGGGGGGAAGGATGAAGATAGCCCAGAGTTCCCTCTACAG gttCACATTACTCAGTATGCTGACTCGGTCGCATCCCACCTGACTAAGATCCTGGACTCGGACAAACACACTGATGTCATATCCTCTGCCAA GTTTCTGTGTGGGACGGTGAATGagtttgtggtggaggtggggaagGCGTACGAGAGAGCCACGGAGAACAAAGCGGAGGCAGACGTCATGGccaagaag TGTGCTCTGCTGAATGAGAAGCTGGACTCTCTGGTGAAGGCTCTGAGCGAGGAGGCTGAAGCCCAG gtgGTGCCAGCGGGTGCGGTGCCCATCCTGGAGGGCGGCGGTGGAGGCAGCGGAGGGGGCGTGGGCGGAGGCAGCAGCCCCAGCGATGAGAGCGCCGACGGGGGTATGGAGGGGAAGACGTACCGGTCCAAAGAGCAGCTGATGCTGCGGGCCAACAGCCTGAAGAAGGCCCTGCGGCAGATCATCGAGCAGGCCGAGAAAG TGGTGGATGAGCAGAACAAGCACACCAAGCTGCAGAAACAGTCTACCTCcatgaagagagagaacagTGAACAGGATTTGAAGGACTCTGAGCTGC GTCAGGGGGGGCTgagcccctcctccaccatcctTCTGGAGAAGCCCGAAAGTATCAACACAGTCAGCTTCTTCAACGACGACGCTGT ccaGTGTTCAGAGAAGTGTGTGATGAACAACTACTTTGGGATCGGGCTGGATGCTAAGATCTCCCTGGAGTTCAACAACAAGAGGGACGAACACCCCAAGAAATGCAG TAGTCGCACTAAGAACATGATGTGGTACGGAGTGCTGGGGACGAAGGAGCTGGTCCAGAAAACCTACAAGAACCTGGAGCAGAGGGTCCAActagag tgtgaCGGGGTGTCCATGTCCCTCCCCAGTCTCCAGGGTCTGGCCGTGCTCAACATCCCCAGCTACGCGGGGGGCATCAACTTCTGGGGGGGCACCAAGGAGGACAAC AACTTTGGCGCTCCGTCGTTCGACGACAAGAAGCTGGAGGTGGTGGCCGTGTTCGGCAGCATGCAGATGGCCGTGTCCCGCGTCATCAACCTGCAGCACCACCGCATAGCACAG TGTCGGCAGGTGAAGATCACCATCCTGGGGGACGAGGGGGTCCCGGTGCAGGTGGACGGGGAGGCCTGGGTCCAGCCCCCCGGCATCGTCAAGATCATCCACAAGAACCGCGCCCAGATGCTGACACGGGACCGG GCTTTCGAGGGCGCGCTGAAGTCGTGGGAGGACAAGAGGAAGATTGACCGGCCGGTTAGGCCCCGCCTTAACTCCCAGCAGTCCATGGAGTACCTGACCGAGGAGGAGTGTGCTCAGGTGCAGCAGCTGGGCAACGTGGCCGACACCCTCATCATCAA GATCCGCGAGGCAGCTAAGAGCCATAAGCTAGTGGAGCAGGAGCTAGCGCATGCCGTCAACGCTACGGCCCTGGTGCTCAGCGAGGCCTTCCCCTCCAAGCCCTCCAGCCCCGAG GGTCTGACCCGCAGCACAGCGGTGGAAATAGTCAACAGCAGCAAGGTGCTGAAGGCAGAGACCAGAATGCTACTGGACGGAAAACTACTG gtggACTCCCCCGAGGAGGTGGAGCTCCAGACCACGCTGAACAGCCTGAGCACGGAGCTCCACAAGCTGGACGACATCCACTGGATCTGCCCCCTCATGCAGTGCTCCGAGGAG gactCTGTGCGAGGCAGCAGTAAGAGCAGCAGTATGAAGCTCAAGATCCTGCCCAAAGtgaagaaggacagagagaagcTCCACAAGCAGAAGTCCAACAGCTCGCTCTCGG GTGTTTGGGACTCCAAAGCAGGCGAGGCCGACTCTTAG